The sequence below is a genomic window from Takifugu flavidus isolate HTHZ2018 chromosome 11, ASM371156v2, whole genome shotgun sequence.
ATTCTCTACCACTCCAGGAGGTACGGTTTCATTGTTTGCACTTTTACCACAAAGGGGGCATGACTATGGTTACGTTTCATTTGCGTCAACCATTATGCTAAGTGGTCACGTCGCTGTGGCCTAGGCTGCCTCGTCATactgtcaaaacaaaaacaaaggatgGCCCCGCCCTCTTTgctccagagctgctctgtgattggctggtttgCAGTGCAGAGATTTTGACGGCTGTATTGTTCTTGATCCACCAGGGCTAAAATAAAGATAACATCCAGTATTTTGTATCAAGAGTTAGACATCAGTGAAATGATGTATGTATTATAGCTGTCTGTTCCGTGTTCAGCTCTGTCATTAATTTCAGCCACTCTATTCAACTTCTTCCAAAGAGGTGCAGCAATTTTGGTTACTGTAAAAACGGGAAGTGTTCTTATATCAAGAGGAACAGCATAGGCACTGCCAGAGCACTGGCGAGGTGCTGAGCAAGGTACAGAACCTCATAATGCTCACGTGTGGCCCTGCCGACTTATTCATGGGTGTACactgccttcgcccatatgcagctgagattgactccagcaccctccctgtgaccccaaaagagGTCAATAAAAGAGAGACTTGATAATCAGTGCATACATCTGAAAAGATTGTATTCAAAGTAATGATTGCTAAGGTTACACTTTGAGTTGAATAACATATGACATAAATAGCAGCTATGGAGTAACCTGGTAGTCATCACAGTCTTAATAAAGGCCACCTATATAGAGAATGCACCTCATTCTGCGTAGTCAATGCTGACACAACAGTAAAGCAGCTGCATGGCCCTTAGAAAGCACATTCAGTCTCAGTAATATTTGAGCTGAACTCTCATAATGAAATGTCCTAATTTAAACAATAACTCTCCACAATATTTGCTTCAAGGTACCGGTATTAAGGAGAAAGTAGTGAAAAATACTTGTTAACTGTTTCTACATTTCTCATTTCCTGCACCTTTTTATGGACgtcattatttcatttatatttgaaGAGGCCCTCTGGTTGAAGTCAGACCATTATAACATGGtttgctcctgctgcaggaacacGGATCATCTATGATCGCAAGTTCTCCTGGATCGCCGTAATTCACCCATTGCCCAGACTCCCCCAGCTCATCTGCCTGTTATTCCTGGTGTGACGAGCCAAAACGTGGTGAGAGAGAACAAGAAGAATGAAGCCAACAACCGCATCAACAAGCATGACGACAAGTCTGCTAACGGTATGCATTAGAATGTGATTGATGTTGTCATTGCACATTATTGCAAGTTCTTCATGACTGTTCTATTTTCAAGGCGATGATGCTCAGTTCGAAATGGACATCTAACAGATGGGAACTGCACCAGGAGAAGTAACGACCTGGCATCACACATGCCAGAGGCTTGCTTGTAGAAACCAATGTTGTAAGCCCTCATGGCAGCCATCTTTAGCTCTCTGTCCACTGTTggatgtaaagtgtgtgtgaacCATTTGGATTCAGTGTATCATACATACAGTTTCAGTGTGACTGACTCGGTAAGCtgggttttttattttctttttgcataCATTTTCAAGTTTACCACTCGCTGTGGCATTGAACACCCACATAGCGAGATCTCAGGCCTGAATATCAGGCTTTCAGATGCAAAGTCCTGTGAACAGATTGCAGTAAAGCTTTCTGTGTTTTAACATCTTTTGTCAAGCATGCTGTAAAATGGATCATTTTCAAACATGATTGGGGAAGAAAGTTTTTGTTCATGCCTCTGGCTCTGTCAAAACAATATTAATCACAGGATAGGTTTAAAGTCCCTTGGTAGGCATGTTGTTTTAGTGATCTTTCTGTATAATTGATTTTGGAATTACTTGAAATGCTTCACAAACtagtatttttttgtttgtttttatttcctatgatggttttttttaaaggatccTGTCCTTTTAATTGCCATTCAAAAGTTTTTAGTCTCCATCATTAAGAAAAGTAAAATTCTTATCAATTATCACAACACAAAATGTTTTGGATTTTACCATTGTTGTGTAAAGCTAATCGGAACCCAGCATTTGAAAACAGACCTTTTATATTAATATCAGACCATGTCTAATACGAAAACATCGGGAGTCGGTTCCTCTCTGGTGCTGATACACAACTGATACCGAGTTGGCTTTTGAAGAACTACTTTTCTACGGTAAATGAGGAAACGGTTAATATCTTGATTTTAAATTTGGGGTAAACTATAAATATTTTGGAGCAATCTGGTtgttatatttgcatttttatatgCATTTTCTCAGTTTTGAAGGATATTTTGTTAAATCAACAACATTCTTCAGCCTTTGGATGTGATAAGCCTCAACAACATTGTTTTAGCTGACTGATGGTGTCCGTTGTTTAGAACTCTGTCCCCAGTGTCCTTAATCTACAATACCTTGGATGCGTCTTGTCAGTCCATGCCTTACATTGCATCAAATGCAGTAACTTAAGCTTTGTTCCTCATCACAAATTTGTACTTTCTAAtagatgtttattttttttcagtgGAATGTGGAATACTgtacaacacaaaaacaattccTTCTCAACTACATAAATTGCGGTTTTAATAATGCCACCTGCTTATTTGGTCTAagtagatttcttttttttagcaacACATCTCGGTAATTGCTCTCTCCTGCAGATAAATCAAAAATGTTCTTGCTTTTTGTTCAGATGACTGAATGAATGGGCTAAAACTATTTGTATCaaaaattttatttaaaattttggCTTGTATTTTTTGCCATGTTTGGTGATGAACCAATTAATGGATTGTTTGAGCCTAGGTTTTGCATTGCACATTTTTTTCAAGactgcagatttatttttaatcagtttgGTTTGACTATGAGGGCATAACATTGTTTGCTAAAAGACATCAGAAACACGGGAGTTTTCAGATTTTTTAATAACATTATTTTCAATGAAACTCCAATGCCAGTGGACACTTGCTGCAAGATCAATAaagataaataacaaaaaagatCTGGTGTTTTCAATTTAATTCTATCAGGACAAGTGTTTACTTGGATACCTGTAACTTGGGACATTTATGTCGATGTATGTAATGTATTACTACATTACATTTATAATAACACATTTGTATAATACAAGCCACATACAATTTAATTAATTTCTTGAACCTGAATTTTATAAATACAGTATTAATTTACCAAAAGATGATAGCtatgtgacatctttttccctGCAGAATCTGAAGAATTTTACTGGGCTTTCATTATTACTGGAAGCAAGATTTGGGGGATGGTATTTATGTTAATATaatttttttcctatttttttaaaacttgtaaAAGCATAGTTATGAATAGTGAATGTTACCTCTATGAAAcaggattttaaagaaaaaaagtgtttcgcttttgttttgtttttgcatcagGCAATTGAAGGACGTGCCTACTCATTTTGTACAGGCATTAATCCGGGCCTCTACTGGTCCTTCCTCCTTTTCTACGTCCCTGAGCGAGGCCGGCGTCAAGATGGTGAGTCTTGTGGTGAAAATTACAAGTTAATCTGGCCAATATCAACGCCATCCATCTATAAACACCCATTTGTCTCCAGTTACGTGGCTATGTAGATGGATCTTACGTTATTATGTCGATATTACCGTGGTACAAAAACAAACGCCGATGAATCTAATGCTATCATGAGTGGCGTCCGTCCTGATGTTGGGATTACTATTTATCTATTACAGTTAGCGTTTACAGTTGTTTATAGTGTTTGTGGGGCTTTTGTATTAAATACTGTTAAATGTGGcaccaaactcatctgtcctgaACTTGTTTGCAGCAAATGAAACTTGTCGTAGTCCTGTCGGCTAGCGTTAGCACATATCGCTGGTAAATACTACTGGCGTGGCCTTCATGCTAAATGTACTCTCGAGATTATGAGACAGCATAATACAATTTAACAATTATTCGCAATAGACGGTTTGTAAGTTA
It includes:
- the eif4ebp2 gene encoding LOW QUALITY PROTEIN: eukaryotic translation initiation factor 4E-binding protein 2 (The sequence of the model RefSeq protein was modified relative to this genomic sequence to represent the inferred CDS: inserted 1 base in 1 codon); translated protein: MSRQLSESRAIPTRTVLINDTTQLPHDYCTTPGGTLFSTTPGGTRIIYDRKFXLDRRNSPIAQTPPAHLPVIPGVTSQNVVRENKKNEANNRINKHDDKSANGDDAQFEMDI